One window of Triticum dicoccoides isolate Atlit2015 ecotype Zavitan chromosome 5A, WEW_v2.0, whole genome shotgun sequence genomic DNA carries:
- the LOC119303275 gene encoding proteasome assembly chaperone 2-like: MEFSLVDGEKFSPSCSTLVMPALSIGNVGQLAVDLLIPSAKARRVAYLDEPSVLPCIGNDAFGPDAAGDLALALEEYESMSHGLAFIQQRSPIITGMMVSFAKNVANFISSIGKDHVVILSSLDSGKRRVIDASSDMLYYLSSCNEDGSDPECEKLGWKKLEEYDPSQRLWKCLASLVEGGVLLEDMADDPEEMTISDYYATLPFAALFFACKAKGLKVSCVLCYCSEGDNMPESFHLAEAVCKLLGQDPEQFHGNGSNGWTIPLSWKSIYGPPPDMSIF; the protein is encoded by the exons ATGGAATTCTCCCTCGTCGACGGCGAGAAGTTCTCGCCCTCCTGCTCCACGCTCGTCATg CCCGCGCTTTCGATCGGCAACGTGGGGCAGCTCGCCGTGGACCTGCTGATTCCGTCGGCGAAGGCGAGGCGCGTGGCGTACCTCGACGAGCCCTCCGTGCTGCCCTGCATCGGCAACGACGCCTTCGGACCGGACGCCGCGGGCGACCTCGCGCTCGCGCTCGAAG AGTATGAATCAATGTCTCATGGGCTGGCTTTCATTCAACAAAGATCTCCAATTATTACA GGGATGATGGTTTCGTTTGCAAAAAATGTTGCTAATTTCATCAGTAGCATTGGGAAGGACCATGTTGTTATCCTTTCAAGTTTAGACTCTGGCAAGAGAAGAGTAATTGATGCATCCAG TGATATGCTGTATTACCTTTCAAGTTGCAATGAAGATGGTTCTGATCCAGAATGTGAGAAACTAGGGTGGAAGAAacttgaggaatatgatccatctCAACGACTATGGAAATGTCTTGCTAGTCTAGTTGAGGGCGGTGTTCTTTTAGAAGACATGGCTGATGATCCTGAAGAGATGACCATAAGTGATTACTATGCGACCTTGCCATTTGCAGCTCTATTCTTCGCCTGCAAG GCCAAAGGTTTGAAAGTTAGCTGTGTGTTATGCTACTGTTCAGAAGGGGACAATATGCCAGAATCTTTTCACTTGGCAGAGGCAGTATGCAAACTTCTAGGTCAAGACCCTGAACAGTTCCACG GAAATGGGTCAAATGGATGGACTATTCCCTTGTCATGGAAATCAATTTATGGACCACCACCTGATATGTCTATTTTCTAG